The following proteins are encoded in a genomic region of Brachypodium distachyon strain Bd21 chromosome 1, Brachypodium_distachyon_v3.0, whole genome shotgun sequence:
- the LOC100843327 gene encoding uncharacterized protein LOC100843327 isoform X1 gives MGTIKITLAVDRSRNRVLFADAGSDFVEILLSFLKLPLSAVQSIAGLTSCGCLTKLRDSVNHLTDSELLKVGLCHGMLLAPTHADEFNEIWNTETCLRGKERFIISDGWMIKPASTSSMLSLPQMFGSDGVGHGFEEVTVCVGSVEVFPLLKASLSSDTIFTDVFISKGTDDQASRLTVKPTINQKILHHSSNYSLSLPESKVKLFYDIQEKKVMYAECNREFVHLLLGFLTYPVGCMIKNTGASPCRLGRSFSNLYRSAIDLGGAGFLTRCLPKLFDSLSHIICQAVDCPCTKDRMLTCYCCHPELVEDQKYVVANDLLIHQASGLSVMKHWFMRDKAKVLEMDIAIGKQETAALLQAVLTSSSTALTDVFLGRLEEQSAWQKMQIFAKLPRGGKIITVEVARLDTIATVKSRIRDKVPVPAGCRHELVYGSRYLKDSCTVGEYNIVKECTIICEFYKK, from the exons ATGGGCACCATCAAGATCACACTCGCTGTGGACAGGTCGCGGAACCGCGTGCTCTTCGCCGATGCAGGCTCCGACTTTGTTGAAATCCTCCTCAGCTTCCTGAAGCTTCCCCTCTCCGCCGTTCAGTCCATCGCAGGCCTGACTTCATGTGGTTGCCTGACAAAACTCCGTGACAGCGTCAACCACCTCACGGATAGTGAGCTGCTGAAGGTTGGCTTGTGCCATGGCATGCTGCTCGCACCTACGCACGCCGATGAGTTCAA TGAAATATGGAACACAGAGACCTGTCTAAGGGGTAAAGAACGGTTCATTATCAGTGACGGATGGATGATCAAGCCAGCATCCACAAGCAGCATGTTGTCACTGCCTCAGATGTTTGGTTCTGATGGGGTCGGTCATGGCTTTGAGGAGGTCACGGTGTGCGTTGGCTCAGTGGAG GTTTTTCCCTTGCTGAAGGCTTCACTTTCATCAGATACCATATTCACTGATGTGTTTATATCCAAGGGAACGGATGACCAGGCTTCTCGTCTCACTGTGAAACCAACCATCAATCAGAAAATTCTGCATCATTCCAGTAATTATTCACTTTCTTTACCAGAAAGCAAGGTCAAGCTTTTCTATGACATCCAGGAGAAAAAGGTCATGTATGCTGAATGCAATCGTGAGTTCGTGCACTTACTCCTCGGTTTCTTGACTTACCCAGTGGGCTGTATGATAAAAAACACGGGTGCCAGTCCTTGTCGTCTCGGCAGAAGCTTTAGCAACCTGTACCGCAGTGCCATCGACCTCGGCGGTGCTGGCTTCTTAACACGCTGCTTGCCCAAACTGTTTGATAGTTTGAGCCACATCATTTGTCAGGCGGTAGATTGCCCATGTACGAAGGATAGGATGCTAACATGTTATTGCTGCCATCCTGAGCTCGTTGAGGACCAGAAGTATGTTGTAGCCAATGATCTACTTATACACCAGGCCTCTGGATTATCTGTGATGAAGCATTGGTTCATGAGAGACAAGGCTAAGGTACTGGAGATGGACATTGCCATCGGGAAGCAGGAG ACTGCTGCGCTGCTGCAAGCCGTGCTTACGTCCTCCTCAACAGCACTGACTGATGTGTTCCTCGGCAGGCTGGAGGAACAGTCAGCATGGCAGAAGATGCAGATCTTTGCCAAGCTCCCCAGGGGTGGTAAGATCATAACTGTGGAAGTCGCGAGACTCGACACGATTGCCACCGTGAAGAGCAGGATCAGGGATAAGGTGCCTGTCCCGGCAGGATGCCGTCATGAGTTGGTCTACGGTAGCAGATATCTCAAGGACTCGTGCACCGTTGGCGAATACAACATCGTCAAGGAATGCACCATCATCTGTGAATTTTATAAGAAGTGA
- the LOC100843327 gene encoding uncharacterized protein LOC100843327 isoform X2 has translation MLLAPTHADEFNEIWNTETCLRGKERFIISDGWMIKPASTSSMLSLPQMFGSDGVGHGFEEVTVCVGSVEVFPLLKASLSSDTIFTDVFISKGTDDQASRLTVKPTINQKILHHSSNYSLSLPESKVKLFYDIQEKKVMYAECNREFVHLLLGFLTYPVGCMIKNTGASPCRLGRSFSNLYRSAIDLGGAGFLTRCLPKLFDSLSHIICQAVDCPCTKDRMLTCYCCHPELVEDQKYVVANDLLIHQASGLSVMKHWFMRDKAKVLEMDIAIGKQETAALLQAVLTSSSTALTDVFLGRLEEQSAWQKMQIFAKLPRGGKIITVEVARLDTIATVKSRIRDKVPVPAGCRHELVYGSRYLKDSCTVGEYNIVKECTIICEFYKK, from the exons ATGCTGCTCGCACCTACGCACGCCGATGAGTTCAA TGAAATATGGAACACAGAGACCTGTCTAAGGGGTAAAGAACGGTTCATTATCAGTGACGGATGGATGATCAAGCCAGCATCCACAAGCAGCATGTTGTCACTGCCTCAGATGTTTGGTTCTGATGGGGTCGGTCATGGCTTTGAGGAGGTCACGGTGTGCGTTGGCTCAGTGGAG GTTTTTCCCTTGCTGAAGGCTTCACTTTCATCAGATACCATATTCACTGATGTGTTTATATCCAAGGGAACGGATGACCAGGCTTCTCGTCTCACTGTGAAACCAACCATCAATCAGAAAATTCTGCATCATTCCAGTAATTATTCACTTTCTTTACCAGAAAGCAAGGTCAAGCTTTTCTATGACATCCAGGAGAAAAAGGTCATGTATGCTGAATGCAATCGTGAGTTCGTGCACTTACTCCTCGGTTTCTTGACTTACCCAGTGGGCTGTATGATAAAAAACACGGGTGCCAGTCCTTGTCGTCTCGGCAGAAGCTTTAGCAACCTGTACCGCAGTGCCATCGACCTCGGCGGTGCTGGCTTCTTAACACGCTGCTTGCCCAAACTGTTTGATAGTTTGAGCCACATCATTTGTCAGGCGGTAGATTGCCCATGTACGAAGGATAGGATGCTAACATGTTATTGCTGCCATCCTGAGCTCGTTGAGGACCAGAAGTATGTTGTAGCCAATGATCTACTTATACACCAGGCCTCTGGATTATCTGTGATGAAGCATTGGTTCATGAGAGACAAGGCTAAGGTACTGGAGATGGACATTGCCATCGGGAAGCAGGAG ACTGCTGCGCTGCTGCAAGCCGTGCTTACGTCCTCCTCAACAGCACTGACTGATGTGTTCCTCGGCAGGCTGGAGGAACAGTCAGCATGGCAGAAGATGCAGATCTTTGCCAAGCTCCCCAGGGGTGGTAAGATCATAACTGTGGAAGTCGCGAGACTCGACACGATTGCCACCGTGAAGAGCAGGATCAGGGATAAGGTGCCTGTCCCGGCAGGATGCCGTCATGAGTTGGTCTACGGTAGCAGATATCTCAAGGACTCGTGCACCGTTGGCGAATACAACATCGTCAAGGAATGCACCATCATCTGTGAATTTTATAAGAAGTGA
- the LOC100843327 gene encoding uncharacterized protein LOC100843327 isoform X3, which translates to MACCSHLRTPMSSKTCLRGKERFIISDGWMIKPASTSSMLSLPQMFGSDGVGHGFEEVTVCVGSVEVFPLLKASLSSDTIFTDVFISKGTDDQASRLTVKPTINQKILHHSSNYSLSLPESKVKLFYDIQEKKVMYAECNREFVHLLLGFLTYPVGCMIKNTGASPCRLGRSFSNLYRSAIDLGGAGFLTRCLPKLFDSLSHIICQAVDCPCTKDRMLTCYCCHPELVEDQKYVVANDLLIHQASGLSVMKHWFMRDKAKVLEMDIAIGKQETAALLQAVLTSSSTALTDVFLGRLEEQSAWQKMQIFAKLPRGGKIITVEVARLDTIATVKSRIRDKVPVPAGCRHELVYGSRYLKDSCTVGEYNIVKECTIICEFYKK; encoded by the exons ATGGCATGCTGCTCGCACCTACGCACGCCGATGAGTTCAA AGACCTGTCTAAGGGGTAAAGAACGGTTCATTATCAGTGACGGATGGATGATCAAGCCAGCATCCACAAGCAGCATGTTGTCACTGCCTCAGATGTTTGGTTCTGATGGGGTCGGTCATGGCTTTGAGGAGGTCACGGTGTGCGTTGGCTCAGTGGAG GTTTTTCCCTTGCTGAAGGCTTCACTTTCATCAGATACCATATTCACTGATGTGTTTATATCCAAGGGAACGGATGACCAGGCTTCTCGTCTCACTGTGAAACCAACCATCAATCAGAAAATTCTGCATCATTCCAGTAATTATTCACTTTCTTTACCAGAAAGCAAGGTCAAGCTTTTCTATGACATCCAGGAGAAAAAGGTCATGTATGCTGAATGCAATCGTGAGTTCGTGCACTTACTCCTCGGTTTCTTGACTTACCCAGTGGGCTGTATGATAAAAAACACGGGTGCCAGTCCTTGTCGTCTCGGCAGAAGCTTTAGCAACCTGTACCGCAGTGCCATCGACCTCGGCGGTGCTGGCTTCTTAACACGCTGCTTGCCCAAACTGTTTGATAGTTTGAGCCACATCATTTGTCAGGCGGTAGATTGCCCATGTACGAAGGATAGGATGCTAACATGTTATTGCTGCCATCCTGAGCTCGTTGAGGACCAGAAGTATGTTGTAGCCAATGATCTACTTATACACCAGGCCTCTGGATTATCTGTGATGAAGCATTGGTTCATGAGAGACAAGGCTAAGGTACTGGAGATGGACATTGCCATCGGGAAGCAGGAG ACTGCTGCGCTGCTGCAAGCCGTGCTTACGTCCTCCTCAACAGCACTGACTGATGTGTTCCTCGGCAGGCTGGAGGAACAGTCAGCATGGCAGAAGATGCAGATCTTTGCCAAGCTCCCCAGGGGTGGTAAGATCATAACTGTGGAAGTCGCGAGACTCGACACGATTGCCACCGTGAAGAGCAGGATCAGGGATAAGGTGCCTGTCCCGGCAGGATGCCGTCATGAGTTGGTCTACGGTAGCAGATATCTCAAGGACTCGTGCACCGTTGGCGAATACAACATCGTCAAGGAATGCACCATCATCTGTGAATTTTATAAGAAGTGA
- the LOC100844509 gene encoding ALA-interacting subunit 1: MDPVKSDGDSKKCNKPKYSKFTQQELPACKPLLTPGIVIAAFSLIGVIFVPIGLASLSASREVVELVGRYDVSCVPDDDKVQFIQNSQSDKKCTITLNAPKYMKSPIHVYYQVSGFYQNHRRYVKSRSDKQLRYKSAVHLTKDCEPEDNAANGAPIVPCGLVAWSMFNDTYVVLVNSNAIEVNKKDIAWKSDKNHKFGKDIYPSNFQKGRLIGGAKLNESIPLSEQEDLIVWMRTAALPTFRKLYGRIEKDIMANDNITVVIQNNYNTYSFGGSKALVLSTTSWIGGKNNFIGIAYLTIGGLCLFLAMAFMVIYMLKTRTLGDPSYLSWNRDK, from the exons ATGGATCCTGTGAAGTCGGATGGCGACTCAAAGAAATGCAATAAGCCCAAAT ATTCTAAGTTTACACAGCAGGAGCTTCCAGCATGCAAGCCACTACTGACACCTGGAATT GTCATCGCTGCCTTCTCGCTCATAGGGGTCATATTTGTTCCGATTGGGCTTGCATCGCTGTCTGCATCGCGAGAG GTTGTCGAATTGGTGGGTCGATATGATGTAAGTTGTGTGCCCGATGATGACAAGGTCCAGTTCATCCAAAACTCCCAGAGTGACAAAAAATGCACAATAACACTGAAT GCGCCTAAATATATGAAGAGCCCAATCCATGTATACTACCAGGTCAGTGGCTTCTATCAAAACCATCGAAG GTATGTGAAAAGTCGAAGTGATAAACAACTGCGGTATAAGAGTGCTGTGCATTTGACAAAAGATTGCGAGCCTGAAGATAATGCCGCTAATGGTGCTCCAATTGTTCCGTGTGGCCTTGTTGCTTGGAGTAtgttcaatgatacatatgtGGTTTTGGTCAACAGCAATGCTATTGAAGTGAACAAAAAGGATATAGCTTGGAAGAGTGACAAGAATCATAAATTCGGTAAAGATATCTATCCCAGTAATTTTCAGAAGGGAAGGCTCATAGGTGGTGCTAAGCTAAATGAGAGCATACCA TTAAGCGAGCAAGAAGATCTCATCGTTTGGATGAGAACCGCTGCCCTCCCAACTTTCAGAAAGCTGTATGGCAGAATTGAGAAAGACATAATGGCAAATGATAACATAACAGTGGTTATACAGAACAACTATAACACATATAGTTTTGGAGGATCAAAAGCGTTGGTCCTTTCTACTACATCTTGGATTGGAGGGAAAAATAACTTCATTGGTATTGCATATCTGACTATAGGTGGTTTGTGCCTTTTCCTTGCAATGGCTTTCATGGTAATCTACATGCTTAAGACAAG GACCCTTGGAGACCCCTCATACCTGTCATGGAATAGAGATAAATGA
- the LOC100844211 gene encoding uncharacterized protein LOC100844211 isoform X1 yields the protein MDYARIHDPLPRQSGGFSPAKLRAMLLGLEKHQHDGEDTSPEANDSGELDDRRSLECSTSTEMSSNSGHRSRNRAQDEDSFDSESSSSGPPMVKRSAAVAALLPPFSRPTPSKWDDAEKWISSPTANRTGRVANATVIAPKKSAMALPDHGACPPAVAKVVAEAPRNTGTLLKSSVGFTQPADSVKPAESSPIIDEPEHVVRSVSMRDMGTEMTPIASQEPSRTGTPIIASSPTSSRTPTPQRSAEFCIGKMDSSKMDMSQEELQLNTRKEILDLGERLGKTTIAAWASKEERATANFTNVPADKAAEIDRETRAADWQEAEKGKYLARFQREEVKIQAWENHQQAKIDAEMKRIEAKMERKRAREHDRLARKMAAARHRAEARREAAEARMTQEAARTEEHAAQIRKTGHIPSSFSCWCWCL from the exons ATGGACTACGCGCGCATCCACGACCCGCTGCCCCGACAG TCCGGTGGGTTCTCCCCGGCCAAGCTACGAGCGATGCTTCTCGGGCTAGAGAAGCACCAGCACGACGGCGAGGACACGTCGCCGGAAGCCAACGACTCCGGGGAACTTGACGACAGGA GGAGCTTGGAATGCTCCACCTCCACCGAGATGTCGAGCAACAGCGGCCACAGGTCGAGGAACCGAGCTCAGGACGAGGACAGCTTCGACTCCGAGAGCAGCTCTTCGGGCCCACCGATGGTGAagaggtcggcggcggtggcagcttTGCTCCCGCCATTCTCTAGACCGACGCCGTCGAAGTGGGACGATGCCGAGAAGTGGATTTCCAGCCCGACGGCCAACCGTACTGGCCGTGTGGCGAATGCCACTGTGATTGCGCCGAAGAAGTCGGCAATGGCATTACCTGACCATGGAGCCTGCCCACCAGCCGTTGCTAAGGTGGTCGCGGAGGCGCCGAGGAACACCGGAACCTTGCTAAAAAGTTCAGTCG GATTCACTCAACCAGCTGATTCAGTCAAGCCTGCAGAAAGTTCCCCAATAATCGACGAACCAGAACATGTGGTTAGGTCTGTCTCGATGAGAGATATGGGAACAGAAATGACACCGATTGCCAGCCAGGAACCGTCTCGGACTGGGACTCCTATAATAGCATCTAGCCCTACTTCCTCCAGGACACCAACTCCACAACGAAGTGCAGAATTTTGTATAGGGAAAATGGATTCCAGCAAGATGGACATGTCTCAGGAGGAGCTACAATTGAATACCAGAAAGGAAATTCTGGATCTCGGTGAAAGGCTGGGCAAGACAACTATAGCTGCATGGGCAAGTAAGGAAGAAAGAGCTACTGCAAATTTCACAAATGTTCCAGCTGATAAGGCCGCAGAAATCGACAGAGAGACGCGTGCTGCAGATTGGCAGGAGGCAGAAAAGGGAAAGTATCTTGCAAG GTTTCAGAGGGAAGAGGTAAAGATCCAAGCTTGGGAAAATCACCAGCAAGCAAAAATTGATGCTGAAATGAAGAGAATAGAG GCAAAGATGGAAAGGAAGCGAGCTCGCGAGCACGACAGGCTTGCCAGGAAAATGGCAGCGGCCAGGCACAgggcggaggcgaggagggaggCCGCAGAGGCGAGGATGACCCAGGAAGCAGCGAGAACAGAAGAGCATGCGGCACAGATCCGGAAGACCGGGCACATACCTTCCTCATTCtcttgctggtgctggtgcctGTGA
- the LOC100844211 gene encoding uncharacterized protein LOC100844211 isoform X2 yields the protein MDYARIHDPLPRQSGGFSPAKLRAMLLGLEKHQHDGEDTSPEANDSGELDDRRSLECSTSTEMSSNSGHRSRNRAQDEDSFDSESSSSGPPMVKRSAAVAALLPPFSRPTPSKWDDAEKWISSPTANRTGRVANATVIAPKKSAMALPDHGACPPAVAKVVAEAPRNTGTLLKSSVGFTQPADSVKPAESSPIIDEPEHVVRSVSMRDMGTEMTPIASQEPSRTGTPIIASSPTSSRTPTPQRSAEFCIGKMDSSKMDMSQEELQLNTRKEILDLGERLGKTTIAAWASKEERATANFTNVPADKAAEIDRETRAADWQEAEKGKYLARTIWPGHLVETCTCANGIRHCFARPI from the exons ATGGACTACGCGCGCATCCACGACCCGCTGCCCCGACAG TCCGGTGGGTTCTCCCCGGCCAAGCTACGAGCGATGCTTCTCGGGCTAGAGAAGCACCAGCACGACGGCGAGGACACGTCGCCGGAAGCCAACGACTCCGGGGAACTTGACGACAGGA GGAGCTTGGAATGCTCCACCTCCACCGAGATGTCGAGCAACAGCGGCCACAGGTCGAGGAACCGAGCTCAGGACGAGGACAGCTTCGACTCCGAGAGCAGCTCTTCGGGCCCACCGATGGTGAagaggtcggcggcggtggcagcttTGCTCCCGCCATTCTCTAGACCGACGCCGTCGAAGTGGGACGATGCCGAGAAGTGGATTTCCAGCCCGACGGCCAACCGTACTGGCCGTGTGGCGAATGCCACTGTGATTGCGCCGAAGAAGTCGGCAATGGCATTACCTGACCATGGAGCCTGCCCACCAGCCGTTGCTAAGGTGGTCGCGGAGGCGCCGAGGAACACCGGAACCTTGCTAAAAAGTTCAGTCG GATTCACTCAACCAGCTGATTCAGTCAAGCCTGCAGAAAGTTCCCCAATAATCGACGAACCAGAACATGTGGTTAGGTCTGTCTCGATGAGAGATATGGGAACAGAAATGACACCGATTGCCAGCCAGGAACCGTCTCGGACTGGGACTCCTATAATAGCATCTAGCCCTACTTCCTCCAGGACACCAACTCCACAACGAAGTGCAGAATTTTGTATAGGGAAAATGGATTCCAGCAAGATGGACATGTCTCAGGAGGAGCTACAATTGAATACCAGAAAGGAAATTCTGGATCTCGGTGAAAGGCTGGGCAAGACAACTATAGCTGCATGGGCAAGTAAGGAAGAAAGAGCTACTGCAAATTTCACAAATGTTCCAGCTGATAAGGCCGCAGAAATCGACAGAGAGACGCGTGCTGCAGATTGGCAGGAGGCAGAAAAGGGAAAGTATCTTGCAAG AACAATCTGGCCAGGTCATTTGGTAGAAACATGCACATGTGCAAATGGAATCAGACATTGTTTTGCTAGGCCTATTTAA
- the LOC100843024 gene encoding uncharacterized protein LOC100843024 yields the protein MEPPPLPPLGAGTVLEHRSASGEERHRIERVARFVARDRDGELAEALLLRLLRITRNGRRWGFLAHDHPLHPYYLQQKVSEQCRILRPRHNAIGR from the coding sequence atggagccgccgccgctgccgccgctggggGCGGGGACGGTGCTGGAGCACCGGTCGGCGTCGGGGGAGGAGCGGCACCGGATCGAGCGGGTGGCACGGTTCGTGGCGCGCGACCGGGACGGGGAGCTGGCggaggcgctgctgctgcggctgctcaGGATCACGCGCAACGGCCGCCGGTGGGGGTTCCTGGCGCACGACCACCCGCTCCACCCTTACTACCTCCAGCAGAAGGTCTCCGAGCAGTGCCGCATCCTGCGCCCGCGCCACAACGCCATTGGCCGctga
- the LOC104582439 gene encoding vegetative cell wall protein gp1-like: MEPRAGPSTAAPPAVASLTPAPTAPAPPASPDYSPTMTWILSGPAAPMLGEEDDIEAALAPPPPPLYCPVHGFGPCPARDGTAPPLPSPTPPAPAVDSTSHTVDDEPPVTDPAPPADDGAALDGVHPEARRLLRTFAAAMAAHRFGPAASSWNPAALGLSSSNEGGGPSSF, encoded by the coding sequence ATGGAGCCCCGCGCCGGTCCAAGTACGGCCGCCCCTCCGGCCGTCGCTTCGCTGACCCCCGCTCCAACGGCCCCTGCACCACCGGCTTCACCGGACTACTCGCCAACGATGACTTGGATTTTGAGCGGTCCAGCGGCCCCAATGCTTGGTGAAGAAGATGACATCGAGGCCGCCCTCGCACCGCCCCCGCCACCGTTGTACTGCCCCGTCCATGGGTTCGGGCCGTGCCCAGCGAGGGACGGCACGGCGCCGCCACTCCCGTCGCCTACTCCACCCGCACCGGCCGTCGACTCTACGTCTCACACCGTCGACGACGAGCCTCCGGTCACCGACCCCGCTCCACCGGCCGACGACGGCGCTGCACTCGACGGCGTCCACCCGGAGGCGAGGCGCCTCCTCCGCACGTttgcggccgccatggccgcacACCGCTTCGGTCCGGCCGCCAGCAGCTGGAATCCGGCGGCCCtcggcctctcctcctccaacgaGGGGGGGGGGCCTTCCTCCTTCTAG
- the LOC104582440 gene encoding uncharacterized protein LOC104582440, translated as MARLVHVYSQTTRVSGVFCERKERFVISDDWATIKPASTSTVLSLLHRALGGTTVKDGGYEELDVDVGWAEVVSLLKTCNSSTTIFTDALLLAKDRGAVRRPPALTKRSTLPLRTTHKRRRDDDGHPGSDSMAAQIGLKLFFDRQEKKVLYAECSHQFVDLLLSFLTYPLGCVLKNLAGTSHLYGSFNNLYSNAAGLLSSSSLSSSMLLDPSIAPFKNPGDGGSEKAVAAWHHLCRTPAGSCSCPLGERSCRWCDRGFVDDYTYVVDDDLSIHQASAASVLRHWCNRDAGQVAEVDIIAISKQEAVALLLAAVNSKTALTDVFKGRLLDQLQRRRMQIFVKILTGETITLDVESSDTIAAVRRKIQAKGKFIESRGLVYCGKLLQDPWTLADCGIHREATIHAEF; from the exons ATGGCTAGACTAGTGCACGTGTACAGCCAAACCACACGCGTTTCAGGGGTGTTCTGCGAGAGGAAAGAACGCTTCGTGATCAGCGACGACTGGGCGACGATCAAGCCGGCGTCCACCAGCACCGTGTTGTCCCTTCTTCACCGGGCTCTCGGCGGCACGACCGTCAAAGACGGCGGCTATGAGGAGCTGGACGTGGACGTCGGATGGGCAGAG GTTGTTTCCCTGCTCAAGACCTGCAACTCGTCAACCACCATATTCACCGACGCGCTCCTTCTCGCGAAAGATCGAGGTGCTGTTCGTCGTCCTCCAGCTCTGACGAAAAGATCCACATTGCCATTGCGCACGACCCACAAGCGGcgccgcgacgacgacggtCATCCAGGCTCTGACTCCATGGCTGCACAgatcggcctgaagcttttcTTCGACAGGCAGGAGAAGAAGGTCCTGTACGCGGAGTGCAGCCACCAGTTCGTGGACCTGCTGCTCAGCTTCCTCACATACCCTCTGGGCTGCGTCCTCAAGAACTTGGCCGGCACCTCTCATCTCTACGGCAGCTTCAACAATCTCTACAGCAATGCCGCAGGTCTCCtgtcttcgtcgtcgttgtcgtcgtcgatgcTGCTGGATCCTAGCATTGCACCTTTCAAGAACCCCGGTGATGGCGGTTCCGAAAAGGCGGTCGCGGCATGGCATCATCTGTGCCGGACTCCGGCAGGCAGTTGTTCGTGTCCATTGGGCGAAAGATCGTGCCGTTGGTGTGACCGGGGGTTCGTTGACGATTACACCTACGTGGTCGACGACGATCTGTCCATACATCAAGCTTCCGCGGCGTCGGTGCTGAGGCACTGGTGCAACAGAGACGCCGGTCAAGTGGCCGAGGTGGACATTATCGCCATCAGCAAACAAGAG GCTGTTGCGCTGCTGCTAGCGGCGGTCAATTCGAAGACTGCGCTGACTGATGTGTTCAAGGGGAGGCTGCTGGATCAGCTCCAGCGCAGGCGGATGCAGATCTTTGTGAAAATCCTGACAGGGGAGACCATAACGCTTGACGTGGAGAGCTCCGACACGATCGCTGCCGTCAGGAGAAAGATCCAGGCCAAGGGGAAGTTCATTGAGTCTCGGGGGTTGGTCTACTGTGGCAAATTACTGCAGGATCCATGGACATTGGCTGATTGTGGCATTCACAGGGAGGCCACGATCCACGCTGAGTTTTAA
- the LOC100843327 gene encoding uncharacterized protein LOC100843327 isoform X4: MGTIKITLAVDRSRNRVLFADAGSDFVEILLSFLKLPLSAVQSIAGLTSCGCLTKLRDSVNHLTDSELLKVGLCHGMLLAPTHADEFNEIWNTETCLRGKERFIISDGWMIKPASTSSMLSLPQMFGSDGVGHGFEEVTVCVGSVEVFPLLKASLSSDTIFTDVFISKGTDDQASRLTVKPTINQKILHHSSNYSLSLPESKVKLFYDIQEKKVMYAECNREFVHLLLGFLTYPVGCMIKNTGASPCRLGRSFSNLYRSAIDLGGAGFLTRCLPKLFDSLSHIICQAVDCPCTKDRMLTCYCCHPELVEDQKYVVANDLLIHQASGLSVMKHWFMRDKAKVLEMDIAIGKQEAGGTVSMAEDADLCQAPQGW, translated from the exons ATGGGCACCATCAAGATCACACTCGCTGTGGACAGGTCGCGGAACCGCGTGCTCTTCGCCGATGCAGGCTCCGACTTTGTTGAAATCCTCCTCAGCTTCCTGAAGCTTCCCCTCTCCGCCGTTCAGTCCATCGCAGGCCTGACTTCATGTGGTTGCCTGACAAAACTCCGTGACAGCGTCAACCACCTCACGGATAGTGAGCTGCTGAAGGTTGGCTTGTGCCATGGCATGCTGCTCGCACCTACGCACGCCGATGAGTTCAA TGAAATATGGAACACAGAGACCTGTCTAAGGGGTAAAGAACGGTTCATTATCAGTGACGGATGGATGATCAAGCCAGCATCCACAAGCAGCATGTTGTCACTGCCTCAGATGTTTGGTTCTGATGGGGTCGGTCATGGCTTTGAGGAGGTCACGGTGTGCGTTGGCTCAGTGGAG GTTTTTCCCTTGCTGAAGGCTTCACTTTCATCAGATACCATATTCACTGATGTGTTTATATCCAAGGGAACGGATGACCAGGCTTCTCGTCTCACTGTGAAACCAACCATCAATCAGAAAATTCTGCATCATTCCAGTAATTATTCACTTTCTTTACCAGAAAGCAAGGTCAAGCTTTTCTATGACATCCAGGAGAAAAAGGTCATGTATGCTGAATGCAATCGTGAGTTCGTGCACTTACTCCTCGGTTTCTTGACTTACCCAGTGGGCTGTATGATAAAAAACACGGGTGCCAGTCCTTGTCGTCTCGGCAGAAGCTTTAGCAACCTGTACCGCAGTGCCATCGACCTCGGCGGTGCTGGCTTCTTAACACGCTGCTTGCCCAAACTGTTTGATAGTTTGAGCCACATCATTTGTCAGGCGGTAGATTGCCCATGTACGAAGGATAGGATGCTAACATGTTATTGCTGCCATCCTGAGCTCGTTGAGGACCAGAAGTATGTTGTAGCCAATGATCTACTTATACACCAGGCCTCTGGATTATCTGTGATGAAGCATTGGTTCATGAGAGACAAGGCTAAGGTACTGGAGATGGACATTGCCATCGGGAAGCAGGAG GCTGGAGGAACAGTCAGCATGGCAGAAGATGCAGATCTTTGCCAAGCTCCCCAGGGGTGGTAA